CGCCCGGGCCGCGTTCATGCACACACGCGGCGACCCTGGTAGGCTGCGCACGTGATCGACATCGCGATGGACGACGGCGCGAGCGCGATGGACGCGCGCCTGTCGGGCAGACGCTCGGGGGCGCGTACCGTGCCGCGGCGCATCGGCGCGGGGGCATGGGCCAGGTCTACGAGGCCGAACACACGCTGCCGGGCCGGCACCGCGCTGAAGGTGCCGAACACCAGCCAGAAGACGCGACGCGACGCGGTCAGCCGCTTCTGCCAGAGTAGCGCGGCCAGCCAGATCGAGCACCCGCACATCGTGGACGTGGTGAACTTCGTCACCGACGGGCCCTACATGGTGCTCGTGATGGAGCTGCTGCGCGGCGAGCCCGGGCTCGAGCGGCTCCAAGCGGGCCGCTGCCCATCCTCGAGGCGAGCGCCATCCCGGGGCAGTGCGTGCGAGGCGGAGGCGGCCACGCACGCGGCGGGCATCCTGCACCGGGACCTCAAGCCCGCGAAGGGGCGCCCGCCGTTCGAGGGTCACAACGCGTTCCAGCTCATCTGGAAGCACGGCAACGAACCTGCACCGCCGCTCCACGAGCATGCCCGCGGCGTGCCGCAGGAGCTGTCGGACGTGGTACGCGCGCGCTGGGGAAGGAGCCGGACGAGCGCTTCCCGAGCACGCTCGCGCTGCGGGACGCGGTGCGAGATGCGACGGCGGCGCTGGTGGAGCGGCCCGAGCCCGCCGCCGCTGCCGAGCCGAAGGCGCCTGCGGTGGGACGCGCGCCGTGGGCGTTGCCGGCGGCGCTGCTGGGCGCGGTCCTGCTGGGCGCCACGGCGCTGCTCGCCGTGGACCAGACCGACGTGGCGGCCCGCGAACCGCGGCGAGCGCCAGGCCGCCCGAACGCTCCACCTCCTGCCTCTACGGAGCCCGCGCTCACCAGCGCGCTGCGGACCGACCTGACTGCGCCCCAGCACTGCCGCTCGAGAGGTGACGCTGGTGCTCATGGCAGCCGCCCGGAAGCGCGTGGTCCTGGATGGCGCGAGCTCTGGGCCCGTGCCCGCCACGCTGCAGGTCCCCGCCGGGCGGCCACTGACGCTTCAGTTCTCGGCGCCGGGCCACGTGCCGGAGGTGCGCACGCTGACCCCGACGGAGACCGGTGAAGTGGCGGTGGCGCTGTCGCGGGAGACGCGGCGCCCGCCGACGGGCGGAGAACCCGTCGCCCATCAAGCGCGATTTCTGACGGCCTCTTCGAGGCGTCGTCTTCGCGCGCCTGCGCCGCGGCCCGCTGGTGGGCCCGATGCGCCTCGTGGTGCAGCGTGACGGCCCTGTGCCGGGCGCGCGCGGCGGCCAGCGCTTCACGCGCGACTCGGCCGCGACCTGCGCCCGGCCACACACTGCGCCGAGCCGCGGCCAGCTCGGTGGCGTCGCGCGTCCAGCTCGAGACGCTGGCGATAGGCCACTCGAGCCGGGAGGTCGGCGCCCCCGAGCGCTCGCGGGCCCACACCCGTGCCCACCCTGACCCGTCCAGTACCGGCCGTGCCGCCAGCGTCGAGCGCGGCTCTGGTGCGCAGCGCGGCGGCCCCGCCCGCGGAGCACTCGGCCACGGTGGAGAGCGCCTCACCAGCTGGCGGGCGGCGTCATCGCGCTCGCGCTCGCGCAGCTCTTCGAGCGCGGCCAGCGGTAGTTCAAGGAAGCACCGGGGAGCAGCGCTGCGTGGCGCTCAGGTGCCCACGATGGGCAGCGGTGACGCCCACCACGGCGTCGCCTCAGCTCGGCGTCGAGCGCGTTGGCGCGAAAGTCACCGTCCGGGTCGGACGCCACGGCACCGCCGCGGGCGTCACGGTCACGCCGCTGACGTCGCGGCCCAGCGTGTCGAACCACGCATCGCGCAGGACGCTGGCGGCGCTGGCGAACACGGTGGCGCGGCAGACCTCGTCGCACCACGCCGCCACGGCCGGGTTGGGAGAGCCCGCTGCGCTCCAGGCGCCCGGAGAGGGCCCCCACGACCTGAGCGCCGAGAGCGCGACCGCGTCGGCGACGATGGCCCCGAGGCTGGCGCCGAGCGGGAGGGAGATTGACCACGGGGTGAACATGACGACCGCCCCCACGAGGTCGAGTTCCGTGACGATGCCGAGGGCAGGCAGCGCCCCATCGGCGGCCGGCAAGCCTGCGTAGGACCCCATGAGGCCCACCAACACGAGCGACGAAGACATGAACGACGTGTCGCCGTCGGCTTCGATGGTGAGCGCGCCCGCGAGCGTGAGCCCGACCTGACTCCCGACACGAACGTGAGCGCGCCGTCGAGGGCCACGCGAGCCCGGCGCCCTGTCCACGAGGCGCTGCGCGAACGCGGCTTCGAACCCGGTAGTGGCGCGACCCGTAGCGCGGCGAGCGCGAGCAGCGCGTCGGCGTCACCCACGCCGGTGAGGTGGGCCTCGAGCGTCGAGCAAGAACGCCGCGTCACCCGCGGGCAGCCGCGGGCCACGGTGGCGTGACGCCCGCCGCGAGGAGGGTGAGGAGGCTGCCGCGGGCACGCTGAACTCGGCGTCGCACTGCCCCGCGACGACCTGGTACGCGCGCGCCGAGGCGCACCGTGACCATCGCCCGGCGTCGCTGGCCACCTGCACGTCGTCCACGCAGCCGAAGGCCGCTCGGCGCCGGCTGGCGCTCGCGCCGCGCGCCACAATGGCGTAGCCGGTGCCCGCAGGCAGGCCCAGGAAGCGAGCCGAGCCTCGCCCGAAAGCAACGTGATGGCCCGACCGAAGCGCGCCCTCGGCGACGGAGGGTGATCACAACCCGCCGCGGAACACGCCTCCACGCGCAAGCGCGCGGGGCCAGTGGCGCTCAGGTCTTCTGCGGCGGCCAGCACGTTGCCGAACCCCGTGGCGCTGACGCCCACCGCCAAGAACGCCGGGGCCGCGGCGCCCGCGGTGGCTCGCAGACGGAACGTGGCCGGGATGCTGGAGCCACGCAGCGTGGTGCGCACCGACCCGTCCGCGCCGCTCAGCCCGCTGACCTCCATGAGCGAGGCGTCGTGGGCGTCACCTTTGGAGCCCGGAGGCGCACCGTGATGCCGGGCGCGGGCTCGCCGGCTCGCATGACCTGCAGCTCCACGGTGACGTTCGCGCGCGGCGTGAGCTGAAGCGCGCTGGTATCGGTGAAGCGCAGCTCCACCTCTTGGGGCGTGCTATCCGCGTCCGACGAGCCCGCGTCCTCGGGCACCGTCCCGGAGGCGCATCCGCGAACGCCGGCAGGAGCGCGAGCACGCCCAGCGAGAGCATTTTCGGGACAGGATCGGGGCGCGACGCATCTGGCCGCCAAGGTAGCAGGGGCCACCGAATGCCGGCTATGCGGTGTGCCGTGGCGCAGCGAGCGTGATAAGGCGTCGGGCTGCATGGCCTACAGCCTCGAAATCGGCGTCCGCTACCTGCGCTCGAAGAAGCGCGCGACGATCCGCCGGATCACCACCATCAGCATCGCGGGTGTGGCGCTGGGCGTGGCGGCGCCCTTGGCGGTGCTCAGCATCACCAGCGGCTTCCAGCAGCAGTTCCGCGACAAGGTGCTGGGGTCAACGCGCACGTGCTGGTGTTGAAGTACGGCCTCGACTTCCACGAGTACCGCGAGGTCATCGAGCGCTGCCAGGAGGAGCCTGAGGTCGGGCGGGGCCCCTTCCTCATCAACCAGATGATGCTGGCCAAGGGCGACCGGCTGTCCACCGTGCTGGTGAAGGGCGTGGACCCCGAGGCCATGGTCACCGTGTTGACCTGCCGAGCCAGATCATCGCGGGCACGCCTGACGGGCTGCGCCTGCCCAACGCCGCGCCGCCGCTGCGGCCGGAAGACCTGCGCAACCCGGACATGCCCTACTGGCGCGCACTGATGACCCCCCAACGACACGGGCGCCGCGCCTGCGGAGGAAGACGACCCGGAGGCCTTGAGGATGAAGAGAGCGAGCCGGTCTCACCGCCGAGCCCCAGCACGCCCGGACGCGTGGCCAGCCCGAGTGACGGAGGCGCTGCTCAACGGACTGGACGACGGGGACCTGGCGCTGCCCGAGGACGACAGCGACCTCCTCAGCGTGGCCGACGACGACCTGGGCGACGACGACCTCTCGGGCCCGCTCCCCGGGCTGATCATCGGCGCCACGCTGGCCGAGACCATGGGCATCGAGCTCGGCGACCGCGTGCAGCTCATCTCGCCGCTGAGCGGCAGCGCGGTGTCGTCGTGGTCCGCTCGGGCGAGGCGCGCACGCCGCAGAGTCGCCCCTTCCGGGTCATCGCCATCTTCCGCGCCGGGTTCCAGGAGTACGACAGCCGCCTCGTCTATGCGGACCTGTTCGAGGTGCAGGCCTTCCTGGGGCAGGGCGACTCGGTCACCGGCGTGGAGATGCGCCTGAACGATCTCGAGCAGAGCGTGGACGTGGCGCGCCGCCTCGAGCGCGTCATGGAGGGGCCCTTCCACACGATGGACTGGGCCGAGCTCAACCGCCCGCTGTTCACGGCCCTCGAGCTCCAGAAGATCATGCTGAGCCTGGTCATCGCCACCATCATCTGGGTGGCGGCCTTCAACGTCATCGCCACGCTGATCGCGATCGTCATCGAGAAGAAGCGTGAGATCGCCATCCTGAAGGCCATGGGGGCCAGCGACGGCACCGTGCTGGCCGTGTTCATGGTGCAGGGCACCGTCATCGGGCTGGTGGGCACACTGGCCGGGCCCGCGCTGGGTGGCGCCATCGTGGGGTACCTGTCCACGTTCCGCTTCGCGCTGGACCCGCGCGTCTACCTCATCGACCACCTCCCCGGTGATCACGGCGAGCGAGTTCGCGCTGACGGCGGTCATCGCGCTCTCCATCTGCATGCTGAGCACGCTGGCCCCCAGCTGGTGGGCGGCGCGCATGCTCCCCGTCGAAGGGCTGAGACACGAATGACGTCTGCTGTTCTCCCATACGCGCGAACGACGCGGCCGCGAGCGGCCCTCACGCTGGTGCTGGTGAGCGCCACGCTCCTGGGCTGCGATCCGGTGGACGAGACCGCGGCCGAGGAGCACCCCGCCCCCGCCGAGCCATCTCGTGAAGACCGGCGGGCGAGCGACGAGTCAGCACGGGGAAGAGCGCGCGGGGTCGCTGAGCAGGGGCGCGCGGCGCGCGAGGAGGCCGCGGCGGATACCATCGCCGCCGAGGTGGCCGCCGGCCTGGTGGACGCCGGCCCACTCGCCGCACTGGAAGCGGAGCCAGAAGCCCCCGCCGAGGCAGCCGGAGGCGCACCGGGCAGCGCCGACGTGTACGTGCGCCCCGTCATCCACCCCGACGTCATCCCGAACTTCCGCGTCTTGCGCTTCTCGCTCGCCGAAGACGTGGTGGACCGCGAGCCCGTCATGGTGTCCAGCAGCTTCCGCCGCGACTCGGGCCCGATGCACGTGTTCCTCGAGGTGCGCAACGAGACCGGCGAGGACATCCAGCTGTTCGTGGGCTTCCGGCCCGCCTCCGTGACGCAGCGCGGCGGCGGCGTGTCGCTGACCATCCCGCCCTCCCCGCGCTACCGCACCCGCGCCCGCAGCAACACCCGCCGCGCCGTGGGCGAGTGGGTCTGCGAGATCGGACGAGCGTCAACGCGTGCTGGCCACCCAGCGCTTCTGGATCACCCCGGCGCCGAGCCGTCTCCGGCCGCCGAGCCCGGGGCCGAATAGCTCGACTCGCGCACCCGCCGCGGCGCTGCTAACCCTGCGCCCATGCTTCAGCACAACAGCTACTTCGAGGGTCAGGTCCAGAGTGTCGGCTTCGAGCGCCTGGGCCGTCGCCAGACGGTCGGCGTCATCGCCCCCGGCTCCTACCACTTCGGCACCGACGCCCCCGAGCGCATGACCGTGATCGGCGGCGCGCTCGAAGTCCGCCTCGACGGCACCGACTCCTTCGTGCTCTACCCCGCCGGCACCTACTTCGAAGTCGCCGGCAAGAGCGGCTTCGACGCGCGCCACCGCCCCGAGCGCGTACCCCGCGCGACCCTCTGAGGAGCGCCGAGACCGAGGCGGAGTCCGAGGCGGAGGGCCGAGGCCGAGTCCAAGACCGAGTCCAAGACCGAGTCAAGACCGAGTCCAAGACGGAGACCGAGGCGGAGGCCGAGTCCGAGGCGGAGGCGGAGGCGGAGGCCGAGGCCGAGTCCGAGGCCGAGGCCGAGACCGCGGAAATGCTCGCGTGACTTGGCGCGAAAGACTTGGGTACCGCTGCTGAGGTGGGAGTGCCACCGAGGACGAAACGCATACCCAACGGCGAGGTGGCCGGGCGCGTGGTCGGAATCCGGCTCGGACTGGGGAGGTGGACTGCGACTGACCTCGGTCTCCGTCTCGGACTCTGTCTCGGTCCCCGACTCGGTCTCCGTCTCGACCCGACCCGTCTCGGACTCGACCCGACTCCGACTCGACTCGGTCTCGGTCTCGGTCTCCGCCTCGGCCTCTGTGTTGCCCTGCCCGCCGTGCGCATCGCTCCAGGGTCGCCTCGCGCTGCCTCTGCTCGTTCAGCTGAAGCGTGACGGTCACGACGTCCAGCGTCGCTCCTCAAGCGGCTGCACTCCGATCATGACGAGCTGCGCTCGTTCGGCGGGCGGCTCGCGGTGGATGCTTGGCTCGACCTGCGGCAGGCGGGCATCGACGCCACGGGGGACCCGAGCTTTCCGCTCCGGGCTGCGCTGGGCTTGGACCGCGAGTCGTTCCCGCTGGGGTTCTACTTGATGGGGACGCAGGCCACGTTGCGCGACGGCTACCAGTTCGTGCGCCCGCACATCCCCATCATCATGTCGGGCCGAAGTGAACATGCTGGTCAGCGAGACGGAGCAGTCCTACGTGGACTTCGTGCTCGACGGCGAGCCGGTGGGTCCCCCCGCGTTCGCCGAGTACCTGGTGGCCATCGTGATCGCTCTCGGCCGCTGGCTGACGCCGGAGGCGCCGCCGCCCACCGAGATCATCCTGGCGCACCGTTGGCCGCGCCACAGCGACGCCATGGCCGAGCTGCTTGGCGCGCCGGTGCGCTTCGGCGGTGGTGCCGTGCGCATGGTGTTTCCCGCCGCACGCATCGACACGCCCATCGCGGGCGCGGACCCTCACCTGGGGCAGCTGCTGGCGCAGAAGGCCGACGAGCAAGCCCGCCAGATTGTCACCACCACGCGCGTGCGCGACCGCGCCCGGCACTATCTGTCGCGGCACCTCGAAGGCCACGAGCCCACCGTGCTGGAGCTGGCCGAGGCGCTGCGCGTCACCGAGCGCACGCTGCGCCGCAAGCTGCGCTCCGAGGGCACCAGCCCGCGCGAGCTGCTGGACGAGGTGCGCCACGAGCGTGCCCTGGCCCTGCTGGAAGAAGGCCAGCGCTCGCTCGACGAGATCGCATACGTACTGGGCTTCAGCGGCGCGGGGGCGTTCCGCCGCGCGTTCCGGCGCTGGACGGGCGTGGCGCCCACGGAGTACGGCAGCCCGCGCTGAACGCGACGTGGCCGGCTGGGTGTGGCGCTCGGTTTGATCCCGCGCAATCCTAGAATCCACGTTTCCCCGTTGTTTTGAAGCTCGTAAAAACGTGACCTGACCGGCTGGGTACGGCGAAGTGGCCGGCCGGGTGCGCGTGTCCCGCCACGAGTCTGGCACCTTCTGGACATGCACGTGCAGTCCGCTCAGTCGCCCCTCCCCAGCCACGCTGCCCTCCTCCGCCGAAGGCTCCTTCCCGGAATCGGCCCATCCCGGTTCGCAAGGGCCGCCCGGTGATCGGCTCCACCATCGAGTTCCAGAAGGATCAGCTGGGCTTCGTCCAGGACATCCACCGGGACTACGGCGACGTGGTGAAGACCAACATCAGCCTCATGGACTGGTACTTCGTGCGTGACCCCGAGATCATCCACGAGATCAACGTCCGCCAGGCCAAGACGTTCGTGAAGCCCGCGCTGGCCAAGCGCATCTGGAAGCTGTTCCTGGGCGACGGCATCCTCACGGCCGACGGCGAGGTGTGGAAGCGTCAGCACGACCTGATCAAGCCCGGCTTCCATCGCCACCGCGTGGAGGCCTACGGCCCGGTCATGGTGGAGTACGCGCAGCAGATGCTGAAGGGCTTCGCCAACGGCGAGGCGCGCGACATGCGCCACGAGATCAACGGGCTGGCCATCCGCATCCTGGGCCGCACGCTCTTCGCGGCCGACATGGATAGCTCGGCGGACACCGTCTACAACGCGATGCACGACATCAGCGAGATCCTGGTGGAGCACATCAACCTGCCGCTGCCCACGCCGCGTTGGTGGCCCAGCAAGTCGAACCGCCGGAAGATCGACGCCATCGAGGCCATCGAGGGCGTGCTCAAGCGCCTCATCGCGGACCGCCGCTGCGAGGGCACGGACGCGGGCGACCTGCTGTCCCACCTCATCTTCGCGCGCGACAAGGAGGGCGGCCTCAGCGAGGAGCAGCTGCGCGACAACGGCATGACGCTGATCTTCGCCGGCCACAGACCACCGCGCACGCCATGACGTGGGCCTGGTACCTGCTGGCCAAGTACCCCGAGGTGGCCGAGAAGCTCTACCAAGAGGTGCGCTCGGTGTGCGGCGACCAGCCGGTCAACGTGGAGCACCTCGAGCACATGCCCTACGTGACGCAGGTCATGAAGGAGAGCCTGCGCTTCCTGCCCTCCGTGTGGGCCTTCATGCGCGCGCCCACCGAGGACATCACGATCAAGGGCTACACCTTCCCGAAGGGCGCCGCGATCTTCATCAGCCCCTACGTGCTGGGCCGCGACCCGCGCAACCACCCCGACGCCGACAAGTACACGCCGGAGCGCTGGACGCGTGAGTACGAGCGCAACCTCCCGAAGGGCGCCTACGTGCCGTTCGCGGCCGGTCCGCGCGTCTGCGCCGGTCAGGGCTTCGCGCAGATGGAGATGAAGCTGCTGCTCGCCACGTTCGTGCAGAACCTGGTGCCCACCCTGGCCGATGGCTTCGAGCCCGACCTGGTGCCCGAGCTGAGCTTGCATCCGGGGAAGCGGGGGCTGCAGTGCAAGGTGGTGTTCCGGGAGGATGCCCCGCTGCGCGCGCGCTGACGCCGCGAAGGCTGGGCGCGTGTCGGTCGACGCCCAGCCCGCGCAGCCCATCAGGGCGTGCGCGACTTGGGTGTGTTGCCCACGCGGCACTGCGCCACCGTGCCGCGGAACCCGTCCGCGTCGAACAGCTCCGCGTGTGCGAGTCCGACGCCGGCCTCGGCGGCGAGGTGCGTCAGGCGGAGACCAAACGCCTGGCCGCGCGGCTCCCCGCTGAACGTGAGGTTGAGGTCGGCGTTGATGGCGACGGGCGATGCGGGCGTGCAGTGGCTTCGGGTCAGCTCGGCCAGGCCCGCCATCAGATCGGCCGCAGCCACGCAGCGCACGAGGTCCGAGCACGGCTCGTCCTCGACGAAGACCGACGGAGGGGTGACCCACAGAGCGGGTTGGGGCGCGTCCCGCGCGGGACCAGCGCAGATCGCAAAAGTGCTCGAACGATGGATGACGCCCGGCTCCTTCGACGCGCGGAACATGCCGCTCGACTCGGCCTCTCCCGCAGGAGGCAACGGCGCGGGTCCA
The Sandaracinaceae bacterium genome window above contains:
- a CDS encoding thioesterase family protein codes for the protein MWRALTIDLLKPIPFGTLDGRALVRREGGRLRQGEAELSWQGAVVARASGLFLAGSEGPGSVHGPAPLPPAGEAESSGMFRASKEPGVIHRSSTFAICAGPARDAPQPALWVTPPSVFVEDEPCSDLVRCVAAADLMAGLAELTRSHCTPASPVAINADLNLTFSGEPRGQAFGLRLTHLAAEAGVGLAHAELFDADGFRGTVAQCRVGNTPKSRTP
- a CDS encoding helix-turn-helix domain-containing protein; its protein translation is MLVSETEQSYVDFVLDGEPVGPPAFAEYLVAIVIALGRWLTPEAPPPTEIILAHRWPRHSDAMAELLGAPVRFGGGAVRMVFPAARIDTPIAGADPHLGQLLAQKADEQARQIVTTTRVRDRARHYLSRHLEGHEPTVLELAEALRVTERTLRRKLRSEGTSPRELLDEVRHERALALLEEGQRSLDEIAYVLGFSGAGAFRRAFRRWTGVAPTEYGSPR
- a CDS encoding ABC transporter permease, with product MVRSGEARTPQSRPFRVIAIFRAGFQEYDSRLVYADLFEVQAFLGQGDSVTGVEMRLNDLEQSVDVARRLERVMEGPFHTMDWAELNRPLFTALELQKIMLSLVIATIIWVAAFNVIATLIAIVIEKKREIAILKAMGASDGTVLAVFMVQGTVIGLVGTLAGPALGGAIVGYLSTFRFALDPRVYLIDHLPGDHGERVRADGGHRALHLHAEHAGPQLVGGAHAPRRRAETRMTSAVLPYARTTRPRAALTLVLVSATLLGCDPVDETAAEEHPAPAEPSREDRRASDESARGRARGVAEQGRAAREEAAADTIAAEVAAGLVDAGPLAALEAEPEAPAEAAGGAPGSADVYVRPVIHPDVIPNFRVLRFSLAEDVVDREPVMVSSSFRRDSGPMHVFLEVRNETGEDIQLFVGFRPASVTQRGGGVSLTIPPSPRYRTRARSNTRRAVGEWVCEIGRASTRAGHPALLDHPGAEPSPAAEPGAE
- a CDS encoding cytochrome P450, whose product is MTWAWYLLAKYPEVAEKLYQEVRSVCGDQPVNVEHLEHMPYVTQVMKESLRFLPSVWAFMRAPTEDITIKGYTFPKGAAIFISPYVLGRDPRNHPDADKYTPERWTREYERNLPKGAYVPFAAGPRVCAGQGFAQMEMKLLLATFVQNLVPTLADGFEPDLVPELSLHPGKRGLQCKVVFREDAPLRAR
- a CDS encoding cytochrome P450; translation: MIGSTIEFQKDQLGFVQDIHRDYGDVVKTNISLMDWYFVRDPEIIHEINVRQAKTFVKPALAKRIWKLFLGDGILTADGEVWKRQHDLIKPGFHRHRVEAYGPVMVEYAQQMLKGFANGEARDMRHEINGLAIRILGRTLFAADMDSSADTVYNAMHDISEILVEHINLPLPTPRWWPSKSNRRKIDAIEAIEGVLKRLIADRRCEGTDAGDLLSHLIFARDKEGGLSEEQLRDNGMTLIFAGHRPPRTP
- a CDS encoding pyrimidine/purine nucleoside phosphorylase, with the translated sequence MLQHNSYFEGQVQSVGFERLGRRQTVGVIAPGSYHFGTDAPERMTVIGGALEVRLDGTDSFVLYPAGTYFEVAGKSGFDARHRPERVPRATL